The sequence cttcaaaaagaaaaaagaaaatcaaaatccaCATTTCTTCTTCTCTAACCAATCAAGAGCAAAACACCGTTACTCTCTAGAACCTCCTTCCCTCCATGTAGAAAAtttcccaatctctctttcaaTCCCTCAAATGGGTGCCCTCAAAAACCATCAAAACTCCacctttctcttcttcctctcacttccaattctcctcctcctccttcaaaTTCCGACACAAAGCTCCTCTTCAGACACCACAACCTTAATCTACAAAGGCTGCGCCGATCAAAAGCTTCAAGACCCATCCGGCGGACCTCCGGCGACGGCGGAAACTCTGCCGTCGCCGGAGCCTACCAATGCAGAGGCGACCTAACAAACTCCGACTGCTACGACTGCGTGAGCAAGATCCCAAACATGCTCGGAAAACTCTGCGGCGGTGACGTGGCGGCGGCGAGGATCCAGCTGAGCGGGTGTTACCTGAGGTACGAGGTTGTCGGGTTCAAGGAGGTGCCGAAGACGCAGCTTCTTTACAAGGTTTGCGGTTCAAAGAAAATGAAGAACGGTGGTGATGTGGTTGGGTTTGAAGGGAAGAGAGACTCGGCGTTTCAGATGGTGGAGAATGGTGTGAAGGGTAATAATGGTAATTTGTTCTACACCGGGAGTTACGAGTCTCTTTATGTGTTGGGTCAGTGCGAGGGTAATATGGGAAATGACGATTGTGGTGATTGTATTGCGAGTGCTGAGGAACAGGTTAAGGTTCAGTGTGGTGACTCTATTTCTGCTCAGGTTTATTTGCAGGGTTGTTATCTTAGTTATAGTTTTTACCCTAATGGAGTTCCTGgcaccatttcttcttcttcttcttcgccagGTGATTAACTAATTAATAATAGTGTTGTTATGATTATGATCGATTGAGTTCTATCAATGCTATGTTGATCGTGTGAATTTTGAAGTAGTGGTATATAATTAATTTACGTTGCTTGTGTCATTGATTTTAAATGTTTGGGCCAAAAGCCGTTGGAGTGTTTGAGGAGTGGGGTTGGGGAAGATATTGGTTTCATCTGGGTAGGTACACTCACTATAAATTCATTCCGTTTTAATGTTTTTTCCcttattttttaattgaaatttgtTTGTTTCCCCGCTATTAtaacttttataaatttttttattatNNNNNNNNNNNNNNNNNNNNNNNNNNNNNNNNNNNNNNNNNNNNNNNNNNNNNNNNNNNNNNNNNNNNNNNNNNNNNNNNNNNNNNNNNNNNNNNGGCagaattttaatatttatcattaaaaaattaaaaatcgatCAGTAACAGTATCTCAAAATTTGTTATgtataaaatttttgttgaaggattattaatttttattattttttctagcATAGTCGACtacagatgatgatgatgatgattattattaGTTTAGACTTTAGAGTTAACATAGTAAGGTCATATAAATTatgattattatttcttttttagggttaataataacaataatataacATTATAACCATGGTTGAGTTGTGTTTATTGAGTTGTTAATAGAAGATTATATTTTTGTGTTAGGGACCGGGAGGCACCAACACACAGAAAGAACAGTGGCTCTTGCAGTGGGAGGGTTGGCAGCATTGGGATTCTTAATTGTTTGCTTATTATTCCTCAAATCTGCCTTAAAGAAAAAGAGTGGAAAGCGTGGGGGCTACTGATTTGGGTATATATATACCTTATATTAGATCTAGTTATTTTAATCTCTGACATCATCATCGTCTTTTTACTTAGGTGAATATACCTTGTATCTGTGTATAGTTCTCTGATCAAAGGGGTTTCCAAAAAGGAATTGGTATTCTCACTTATTCTTACAGTGATTTGTTTTATTGTTCATAATTTAATCGAGATTGGTTAATGTGAATCTGCATGCATTAGTGTGAAGGGACAAAGTAATAAAGTAGCGTGGGACAAAATGTTTATTGGGCGGTGTATGATGGATGGATGGGATATGTTCAAAATTTAGCTACGGGAAGAGCAACTTTATCAAGGGATGAGCAACTTTATCAAGCTCTAGGATTAATTTACGAGGAAGTATAAAAAACTAATAGAGTATTTGTgcaatgtgtacaatggggtaTAGGGATGTTCGATTCAGTAGGATATCAAATGTTTATTATTCCCAGTATTCGAagggttattctggatagtatgaatgtattgtgtttgagaaattagtagtattttattttggatgttcattttttaactcatattgagTCATTTTACAATTTAATAAATAAActctacaaaaaaaattaattaaatagtcATTTTCACATTCTAAATATTTTAGTTTTGATAAAACGGATCTTAATCGTTTCTTTAACAAAATAAGTTTTAAATATATGTTTCCTTTGATAAAATGATTCTAATGTTAAGTCAACAGCTAATAttgaattaataaatttttatcaaTTTATGAAAGTATAAGAAgataatgaaaatactaaacaatataAATAGTGgagtaaaaaagaaaattaaaattaaaattataaattatattattaattaattatttttaatttcaaattttgaaatttaaaaaataagaatttgCAATTAAACCAAATCATAATTAGCACAGTTACTCCTAATATCACACTAACTTACTAACTTCCCATTCTCCATTTGTGATCTCTATTCTGTAAAGTCACTCCAGCGTCGCCAAggttggcaatgggtagggtagggtaggtttGGACTTTACCCTAACTCTATCCgcgggttgaaaattttattaaaactctaccctaccTTACCCgcaggttgagaatctctcaaccctaaccctacccgcaccctaaagttctaaaccctaccctaccctaccctaccctacccgcagaaataaatatcaatttttttcaaagtaaatataaaattcaatcatttcaaattttatacatattaataacataaaaaataaaaatctaatgctctaaattactaaattaactaactaatttaGTGGTTGatcacttattgtaagtcattacataagggaGGTTGTGGGTTCAACTCTCACTTCTTTCACTATATACctactttttaataaaatatgtgttatatatgaggtgtgggtagggtaggatagggtacaccctaaacccgcaGCGGGTCGGGTAGCCTACCCTACCCGAGCGGGTTGGACCGGATTGGGTACCTGCGGatagggtatgaattgccagccctagGCGCCATTGCACTTCCCTGCTATTTGGTCCAATGCTGCCCAGCCTCCTGCGGACGTCGGCCAGCCTCTCCTCGTCCCGCTTGCGCTCCGTAGCAACGTGAGATTGCGCCACAACAGCCCCGTGTATCCTCCTTTTCGCTATCCATCGCAGCCTCACCATGCGCAGTAGTGTCATCGACATCCGGCGCCATACATTACCACATTTTCATACGTGCATCACCCTCACATGCACGTAAATGGAGTCTGATTTGGTTGAACCGCTTTGTGATGTCCCGTCGTCATTCACCAACGACAATTCCTCTCATTCAACTGATAACCTTCTCAACCTTTGTGATGTGGAAGGTGAACAATCTAATAAGGTAAGCAATGAAGGTTCATGCATTGATCACAGATGTTTATTTTCATATAAATGAGATGGTTATTCTTGGTGTAAgtagagtattttattttatttcatctgTTTAATTAGGAGCAAGATAATAATTCTCAATTCATACAAATTTGTTATGGTAGTAAATGATAGTATACATACATGTATGAAgattttagatgtgtttattGAAACCAATCATCTCATATATATTTTACTTCGATTAAACtaattacattttttattttacaatggTGAGTTTTAATTTCATAATTAGACTTATTTATCTCATTTAAGTTTTCATGAAAAATTCAATTGTTTAGACCTATTATGTATTTGATTATGCAAAATTGAGAGTCATAATAATTACTATGAAAGGataaaaaagataattattttttattaactaagACCCAGTATTCCTTTTTCAATTAGAAAAATATCTTGATTTTATTGAAACATGTAGGAGTCCTATTAGGCAAAGGTTTTAGGATGATTATTTATTGTTGGAGTCTTTAATACAACTAGAGGTCTCTTGTTTTGtatttgtttgaattttttttttgttgagtgGAGGTTTATATGGTTGATATTTAGTTCATGGTACGATATCTAATTTAGTTTGTTTCGTTGGCTTTGTGCATTTCTATTCCATTGTAGGCCGTGAAAGTTTTGGACGTTACTGAATTTGGAAGTGATGACACGGATCTTGGTCATGAGGTTCGGATTGTAGTTTACTGTTGTTTTTTCATGCATCGGATGTTGGATTCGACGATTAATTGTCTTTGTCATCGAGTGATGTTTGTTTTGAATTGATACACAATTATCGGATCACAGTTGTCTTGGTGAAGACAAAATACCAAGAATTGGGATGCGTTTTGAGTATTTGCAACTGGCGCAGAAATTTTATGCGAGTTACGCAAAGAAAGTTGGTTTCGTAAGTAAAATATGGACCACAGGGTAACACCTGGTTCAAGTGTTGCACCCGTGCTTGCTATTAGAGGATTCCCAGGAATAAATTTACATGCAGGGAAGGGTGTTCGATTTAGAATAAACTTTGGTGGTTTAAAAGGATCTAAATCAAAGTTAATTGATATTGCATATGGATTTGAACAAGCAACTAAAGTCAGAAAGCTCCTTCCAGTTTAACTTGCTAGAACAAGACAATTAACTCTTGAAGTTCTTCAATACTTTGTCGTACATATTGTCATTGCCTCGTGAACTATACTGTTGTATAACTATAATGTCTTTTTATGTGTCCTATTTGAACAAATTTATGTGTAATAATAAATCTTAGCTTCTTTagcttttttctatttttaactaagtagTAAAAAAGATATATACCTTGAATTCTCTGTAGACATAATACAACTAGATCTTTCACTTTAGCAACttccatgtatattttttttcaactaactaactcaAATTCTAAGCAAAAACCTATAATTTTGTTACTTAGCCCAACTAATGAGGTTCTCAACCATTATCTTTTGAGTTTGTCCTTCGTActtcttttttaaatattaagATGGCTAGATTTTATAGGCCTTTATAGGTTTTTACTCGTATATCATATTGGTTTAGGGTCATTTATGGGCCAATGAATTAATACAAAAAACAGAAGTAACAAACACATTGTGCTAAAATAATGAGCGTGTTAGAAGTTGTGGTCAACCCATAATAGGCcgaatgttcattttactaggtatgcggatggttattATCATTCTTAAGTAGGTGTTTATTTGATTAGATTAGATTTAGGTATATACAATTGAAATATGacagatgttcaattcactaggtatgcggatggttatttttattcttaagtgGATGTTTATTTAAGTGGATTGAATCTAACTCAAATTTGCTTGATTTTGTAACAACAGAATCACACAAATTCAAAAAAGAAATAGCTCAAATTTTACTTGATTGTAAATTGGTCTCTCAAATTACCAGTCAATCAAATAAGTCTCTTAAATTTTCCAACGCCAACCACCTTCGTCCTTGTCCATTCTACCAACTAAGAAAATTATGACTAGCAAGTTTTTGACCTTGTTGAAGACGCCTGATGCTATTAAGATGACATCAATTAAACTATCACACcacataaaaataaagatatataAGATTAGAAAGTTAATAAGATACAATATCTCATCAGTCCACCAAGGGATACATATTAGGGCCAGGGAAAAAGCAATTGATACATGATTATGTCTTCTATTTAGAAAAATAAGCTCCTGCCATAGCAATGAAATTTTAAACCATAAATAAACATCCATGTAATAGAGTCTCCTTCTACTAAGGCATTGGCAGCAGATACAACTATTAGCACTAAGGTAAAATATCTGGTTTCGTTCCTTGATGGTGGAcgaattttcatttatttttctcttctttttgtttGGCTGAAATATCAATCAGTGTTTAGTTGTTGGTTCTAGGAGTCTGAACCATGTTTATTCTAGAAATATGAATCGCGAAAGTCAAACATGGTTCCTGTCCCATACATGAGAGCAAATGCTGCAAAAAAGAAGTCAATGGGATCAATGAAAACTGACTGAATTCGTTTTGTCCAATCAATTAGGGAGACCAACATGAATTTAACTAATACACATAACATGTCAATCAAACGTCCGCACTCATTACCTAAGTGACCAATTCATTAAATGCCAGGTTGAgttgtatctttttttttttaaattgcaaaAAACCAATCCAAAATATAGGTTGATTCTAGTGTAGCTATAATAAGTTTCAATCAATAATTTAGGCAAAAAAAAATGTGACCACTTAGCAgaccaaaaattatttttacatgGTCATTTTACTCATTTTACACACTTTGAAAGAATCCATCAATGTTTGTTCTTCGTCCTTTTTCCAAATCTTGGTTTTGGTATCAAACGCGTAAAACCTTATTTTTCTGTTGATTGAtgcttaaaaaatatttgttcaGCAAGCACAAAAGTTGAAGTTTCGCTAAGCAAATCAAGATCCATGAGGTCGAATAGAAGACTCAAAATGTCCCAACTTTTAGAATggtcaaaaaacccaaaaacccATCTTTGAATTTTTTCCAGAgcatttcaaaaaataaatttcacCATTGATGCACGTTTTCAAACATTCCATCATCAAGAGATCAATCACATACTTGAAACAAACAACAATTTATTGAATAAAACCCAACCATTCATATACATAGTAAAATAATCATCCATCCTATTATGAATAAACATTCACTATGTGAACTAATTTAAGTAACGTCTCATTCTATAGCGTACCTAATTTCCTGGactaaatacaaaaaattaaatatataaacccaaaaaatataaaaaccaaGGAAACCATCAACAACcacgttttgttttttttttccaattcagTTTGacatttcaaatttaaaaaatcttGTACAAAAGCATAACAAGCAGTTTAATCAACCAAATTCATTGCATGTACatctattaattaattaaacccATAGTCATCAACTAACTTTTAAAAGCAGAAAAGTAAAAAGTTTCAATCACCAATCTAAgcaatttaaaaaatcaaacagCGATATGTGCTCAACTAAATATGTGCTAAAGTGTT is a genomic window of Arachis ipaensis cultivar K30076 chromosome B06, Araip1.1, whole genome shotgun sequence containing:
- the LOC107647838 gene encoding cysteine-rich repeat secretory protein 56 (The sequence of the model RefSeq protein was modified relative to this genomic sequence to represent the inferred CDS: added 91 bases not found in genome assembly), whose product is QDPSGAASQNLKTLLNALVTQSSQKNFAATTSGDGGNSAVAGAYQCRGDLTNSDCYDCVSKIPNMLGKLCGGDVAAARIQLSGCYLRYEVVGFKEVPKTQLLYKVCGSKKMKNGGDVVGFEGKRDSAFQMVENGVKGNNGNLFYTGSYESLYVLGQCEGNMGNDDCGDCIASAEEQVKVQCGDSISAQVYLQGCYLSYSFYPNGVPGTISSSSSSPGTGRHQHTERTVALAVGGLAALGFLIVCLLFLKSALKKKSGKRGGY